A single genomic interval of Asinibacterium sp. OR53 harbors:
- a CDS encoding TonB-dependent receptor — protein MKNKQRIVASMLIAMRFTAIQIVMSIVFAGTLFASEANSQTVLQKSFNITAEHVQLKKLIVAIEQQTKVKFSFSANMINAEKVITYTARNKRIADFLDEVLKPSNIGYQVINDRIILFPLINNPPKESTNKTEEKATSKEERTVSGTVANEKGEPLPGVTVTEKGYANTAITDEKGVFSIKVSGRNSILVFSSIGYESTQQPVAMASAVDIVLKATTQSLNDIVVVGYGSQKKKDLTGAVSSVNTNELKSLPVANIGEALQGRSSGVQVVSSGAPGSNVTFRIRGTGTINNSDPLLVIDGVPTDIPLNTLSPDDIASIEILKDASASAIYGSRGANGVVIITTKRGISGKSSLEFKMFAGQQKADHVVQMLNASQFASLHNEMMANNGQPQNPAYANPGSLGKGTDWLGALFQTAPIQSYSLAYSGGGPKSTYYVSGTMLDQKGIVYNTGYKRYTVQFNSESKVFDWLKFGNNLTLNHDAKYNGNYDIRNTMAALPVQPIYNADGTYSGPVGQASWYGDIINPIGKATIVDNTTNGYNVLGNIYTEVTLFKDLKFKSTGGVQAVFWDNRTWSPKYNWQPIPQPNSYLFQQSNKSLTWLWDNYLTYDKYFASRHHLTLLAGSSAQNNRYDYMNGSVQNFASDNTQQLNNGTSQQTISGNASEWALLSFIGRANYTYDNKYLVTATLRRDGSSRFGENHRWGWFPSGSLAWRISEEKFMKPLKWVNDLKVRIGYGITGNQNIGNYSFASVLQTIQYNFNGQTVNAVVPQAIPNPGVRWEEVQQSNIGIDALLLDGRISVTADAYIKNTNNMLVPMSVPISTGYSDIIVPSINAGKVQNKGIELNITTRNTKGAIEWNTSFNISYNSNKVVSLNDSTPLYTGSIGLNQNLSIQKNGLPVNSFYGFVTNGIFQTQKEVGDYAVQVPGSDPFNRTSPGDIRFRDLNNDGKIDDNDRTYIGNPNPRFIFAMNNSFTWKHFDLGIFMQGVQGNAIFNANRIYQEGMAVAQNQTMAVLNRWTGAGSSNTMPRAIFNDPNKNTRVSDRFVEDGSYIKIKNVTIGYTLPKRLIQKAKMQTARIYLSAQNLVTFTKYKGFDPEVPVNGIDLNVYPVTRTLSAGINLIF, from the coding sequence ATGAAAAATAAGCAACGGATAGTTGCTTCTATGCTGATTGCCATGAGATTTACTGCCATACAGATAGTGATGTCTATTGTATTTGCCGGGACTCTTTTTGCCAGCGAAGCAAACAGCCAGACTGTTTTACAAAAATCGTTCAATATCACCGCTGAACACGTACAACTCAAAAAGCTGATTGTAGCTATTGAGCAACAGACCAAAGTGAAGTTCAGCTTCAGCGCCAATATGATCAATGCAGAAAAGGTCATTACGTATACAGCCAGGAATAAACGGATCGCAGATTTCCTGGATGAAGTGCTGAAACCCTCCAATATCGGGTACCAGGTGATCAACGATCGCATCATCCTCTTTCCCCTCATCAACAACCCGCCTAAAGAATCAACCAATAAAACAGAAGAAAAGGCGACTTCAAAAGAGGAACGAACCGTTTCAGGAACGGTGGCCAATGAAAAAGGCGAACCCTTGCCGGGCGTGACTGTTACGGAGAAAGGATATGCCAATACCGCCATCACCGATGAAAAAGGTGTTTTCTCCATAAAAGTATCGGGTAGAAATTCCATTCTTGTCTTCAGCAGTATTGGATATGAAAGCACGCAACAGCCTGTTGCCATGGCTTCTGCAGTTGACATTGTATTGAAAGCCACTACCCAATCACTGAACGATATAGTGGTGGTAGGATACGGCTCGCAAAAAAAGAAAGACCTTACCGGTGCGGTATCTTCTGTTAATACCAATGAGCTGAAATCATTACCGGTAGCCAATATCGGCGAAGCGCTCCAGGGAAGATCATCCGGTGTACAGGTTGTATCATCGGGTGCTCCGGGCAGCAATGTAACGTTTCGCATCAGGGGAACCGGTACCATCAATAACAGTGATCCTTTACTGGTGATCGATGGTGTGCCTACCGATATACCGTTGAATACGTTAAGTCCGGATGATATTGCCAGCATTGAAATATTGAAAGACGCTTCGGCATCGGCCATCTACGGCTCCCGCGGAGCCAATGGTGTGGTCATCATTACAACCAAGAGGGGCATATCTGGCAAAAGCTCGCTTGAATTTAAAATGTTTGCCGGTCAGCAAAAGGCCGACCATGTAGTGCAAATGCTCAATGCATCGCAATTTGCCAGCCTGCACAACGAAATGATGGCCAACAACGGGCAACCGCAGAATCCCGCTTATGCCAACCCGGGAAGTTTGGGTAAAGGAACCGACTGGTTAGGCGCTTTGTTTCAGACCGCTCCTATTCAGAGTTATTCACTGGCCTATTCAGGAGGCGGGCCTAAGTCTACTTACTATGTATCGGGCACCATGCTGGACCAGAAAGGCATTGTGTACAATACCGGCTATAAAAGATATACGGTACAGTTCAACAGCGAGTCTAAAGTGTTCGACTGGCTTAAGTTTGGAAATAACCTGACACTGAACCATGATGCCAAATACAACGGTAATTACGACATACGCAATACAATGGCGGCATTGCCCGTTCAGCCCATCTATAATGCAGATGGAACGTACAGCGGTCCTGTTGGACAAGCTTCCTGGTACGGCGATATCATTAACCCGATAGGTAAGGCCACCATTGTTGACAATACTACGAATGGTTATAATGTACTGGGTAATATTTATACTGAAGTAACACTGTTCAAAGACCTGAAGTTTAAATCTACCGGTGGCGTGCAGGCCGTGTTCTGGGATAACCGTACATGGTCGCCTAAATACAACTGGCAGCCGATTCCGCAACCAAACAGTTATCTTTTTCAGCAATCGAATAAAAGCTTAACCTGGTTATGGGATAACTACCTCACATACGATAAATACTTCGCCTCCAGGCATCATCTTACTTTATTGGCCGGTAGCAGTGCGCAGAATAACCGCTATGATTACATGAATGGTTCTGTACAAAATTTTGCAAGCGATAATACACAGCAATTGAATAATGGTACATCGCAACAAACCATCAGCGGTAACGCGAGTGAATGGGCTTTGCTTTCTTTCATCGGTCGTGCCAATTATACATACGATAATAAATACCTGGTTACAGCTACCCTTCGCAGGGATGGAAGCAGCCGCTTTGGTGAAAATCATCGGTGGGGTTGGTTCCCATCGGGGTCTTTGGCCTGGCGTATTTCAGAAGAAAAATTCATGAAGCCGCTGAAATGGGTCAATGATCTTAAAGTGCGTATTGGTTATGGTATCACGGGAAATCAGAATATTGGCAATTACTCATTTGCTTCCGTTCTGCAAACCATTCAATACAACTTTAATGGCCAGACTGTAAATGCAGTAGTGCCCCAGGCAATTCCCAACCCGGGTGTTCGTTGGGAAGAGGTACAACAAAGCAATATAGGTATAGATGCATTGTTGCTGGATGGAAGGATCAGCGTAACAGCCGATGCTTATATCAAGAATACCAACAACATGCTGGTACCGATGAGTGTTCCCATTTCAACGGGATATTCCGATATCATTGTACCCAGCATCAATGCCGGGAAGGTACAGAACAAAGGCATAGAGCTGAATATCACTACCCGCAACACGAAAGGTGCGATTGAATGGAACACCAGTTTCAATATCTCATATAACAGCAATAAAGTGGTTAGTCTTAACGACAGCACCCCTCTTTATACCGGGAGCATTGGCCTTAACCAGAATCTTTCCATCCAGAAAAATGGCCTGCCGGTGAATTCCTTTTATGGTTTTGTAACCAATGGAATTTTTCAAACCCAGAAAGAAGTGGGTGACTATGCCGTGCAGGTTCCGGGAAGCGATCCGTTCAACCGTACATCGCCTGGCGATATCAGGTTCCGCGATCTGAATAACGATGGTAAAATCGATGACAATGACCGTACCTATATCGGCAACCCCAACCCCCGTTTCATTTTTGCCATGAACAACAGTTTTACATGGAAGCATTTCGACCTGGGCATTTTTATGCAAGGTGTGCAGGGCAATGCTATTTTCAATGCCAACAGGATTTACCAGGAGGGCATGGCTGTGGCGCAGAATCAAACAATGGCTGTACTCAACCGCTGGACGGGTGCCGGCAGCAGCAATACGATGCCTCGTGCCATTTTCAATGATCCCAATAAAAACACAAGGGTGTCTGACCGTTTTGTGGAAGATGGAAGCTATATCAAAATAAAGAATGTAACGATTGGATATACTTTGCCCAAACGCCTCATACAAAAGGCAAAGATGCAAACAGCAAGGATTTATCTGTCGGCACAAAACCTGGTAACATTCACAAAATACAAAGGCTTTGATCCGGAAGTGCCTGTTAACGGGATAGACCTGAATGTGTATCCCGTAACGAGGACCCTTAGTGCAGGGATTAACCTGATCTTTTAA
- a CDS encoding RagB/SusD family nutrient uptake outer membrane protein — MRTLQYIAAVILVTGISSCQKYLDKAPLDSINTANFFKTESDAVAAINGAYQPLQWPKLYNLRIWTSDIWAGNSIVGAGGGTDGIETQDISNFVTSTDNAAALDIWRGPAPGILRCNLVLKNVPGMNINQNLKNRILGEAYFLRSHYYFILVRLFGDVPLITEPQTPEDNLRPSRAPKAQVYDLIIKDLQQAINLLPDRSAYNGADIGRASKGAAMGMLAKVNLTLGKYTEAVNLCRQVTGLGYALNTNYSDNFNPATKNSSESIFEVQYFGKTSYSFWSNENQASWVSTFTGPRNADFVAGGYGWDQPTTEFVNQYEANDNRKDKTLLYVGGPSFDNKQYQSSYSVTGYNLRKFLVPKSVSPDYDTNPANWPVLRYSDVLLMEAEASCELNNLSDALVPLNKVRQRAGLPALSGLNQADLRERIRKERRMELAFEGQRWFDLIRYDNGQYAASFLKSIGKTNFAPKHLLLPIPQKEIDANPNLTQNAGY, encoded by the coding sequence ATGCGAACCTTACAATATATAGCTGCTGTTATACTGGTTACCGGTATCAGCAGTTGCCAAAAATACCTGGACAAAGCTCCTCTGGACAGTATCAATACTGCCAACTTTTTCAAAACAGAATCGGATGCCGTTGCCGCGATCAATGGTGCTTATCAGCCATTACAATGGCCCAAACTGTATAACCTCCGGATATGGACCAGCGATATCTGGGCCGGTAACAGCATTGTGGGTGCAGGCGGCGGAACCGATGGAATAGAAACACAGGATATTTCCAATTTTGTAACCTCTACCGATAACGCAGCTGCACTGGACATCTGGCGCGGGCCTGCTCCCGGTATCTTACGATGCAACCTGGTGCTCAAAAACGTACCGGGGATGAATATCAACCAGAACCTTAAGAATCGTATCCTGGGTGAAGCCTATTTTCTCCGGTCGCATTATTACTTTATACTGGTACGGTTGTTTGGTGATGTACCGTTGATAACAGAACCTCAAACACCGGAAGATAACCTGCGTCCTTCGAGGGCACCCAAAGCACAGGTGTATGATCTCATCATCAAAGACCTGCAGCAGGCAATTAACCTGTTACCGGACCGGTCTGCTTATAATGGTGCAGATATCGGACGAGCCAGTAAAGGCGCTGCTATGGGAATGCTGGCCAAAGTAAACCTCACCCTGGGAAAATATACCGAAGCAGTGAACCTGTGCAGGCAAGTGACCGGGCTTGGGTATGCACTCAACACCAACTATTCCGATAATTTCAACCCGGCTACCAAGAATTCAAGTGAGAGTATTTTTGAAGTGCAATACTTTGGTAAAACCAGTTACAGTTTCTGGAGTAATGAAAACCAGGCCAGCTGGGTGAGTACCTTCACCGGGCCGCGTAACGCCGATTTCGTTGCCGGGGGGTACGGTTGGGATCAACCCACCACCGAATTCGTGAACCAATATGAAGCCAACGATAACCGTAAGGATAAAACATTGCTGTATGTTGGCGGCCCCTCTTTTGACAACAAACAATATCAGTCGTCTTATTCTGTAACAGGGTATAACCTGCGCAAATTCCTGGTTCCAAAATCGGTGTCACCCGATTATGATACCAATCCAGCCAATTGGCCGGTATTGCGTTACAGTGATGTTCTGCTGATGGAAGCGGAAGCATCCTGTGAACTCAATAATCTTTCCGATGCGCTGGTGCCCTTGAACAAAGTGAGACAGCGGGCCGGATTGCCGGCTTTGAGTGGATTGAACCAGGCTGACCTGAGAGAAAGAATCCGAAAGGAAAGAAGGATGGAGCTGGCATTTGAAGGACAGCGCTGGTTTGATCTCATTCGTTACGACAATGGGCAATATGCGGCTTCATTCCTGAAAAGCATTGGTAAAACCAATTTTGCTCCCAAACATTTATTGTTACCGATTCCGCAAAAAGAGATCGACGCCAATCCTAATCTCACACAGAATGCGGGATACTGA
- a CDS encoding SusF/SusE family outer membrane protein: MKYAQYIMTVLVMVMVMCGCKKENYAELNKGNIALTLSASTNTVVLQEKNRDNDALILNWTSGSNKGTNASIRYTLQLAKQGTNFANPISLDMGLAVYSNKFSVSTLNDSLRNHFNATPGTVFMLETRIIAQTQAAGISADTSPVAVISVTTYQPVTKTLYLIGDAAPNGWDNTKAVALTAIATEPGGFTWTGQLNIGDFKFLTTLGQWIPTYNKSAAAADSLFYRTDFGQADDKFHISANGIYTLKLNLLSMKIAISQPVQPTAPPYSRLWIVGDATPNGWNISAPNEMRVDSGNMFVFNYNELLNAGEFKIPTATGNWGTDYYMPLANHPALSATDVQLVRGGSPDNKWQITTAGPYKIKLDLLNMKINIQPFTPYKQLWLVGDATPVGWNINSPAPMTADPTNPYLFTWQGAMTAGEFKIPTTTGNWGCDYFMPMVNHQPISSTLAKFIPSGNPDNKWQITVPGNYKITLDQLHETILIQKL; the protein is encoded by the coding sequence ATGAAATACGCTCAATATATAATGACCGTTTTGGTCATGGTAATGGTCATGTGCGGTTGCAAGAAAGAAAACTATGCCGAATTGAATAAAGGTAATATTGCATTGACCTTATCGGCTTCAACCAATACAGTTGTATTGCAGGAAAAGAACAGGGATAATGATGCGTTGATATTGAACTGGACATCGGGCAGCAACAAAGGCACCAATGCATCTATCCGGTACACGCTTCAGCTGGCGAAACAAGGCACGAATTTTGCAAACCCCATCAGCTTGGATATGGGCCTGGCCGTTTATTCCAACAAATTCTCGGTTAGTACATTGAATGATTCACTCAGGAACCATTTCAATGCTACACCCGGCACGGTATTTATGCTGGAAACGAGAATAATAGCGCAGACACAGGCAGCCGGTATCAGTGCAGATACATCTCCTGTTGCTGTGATCAGTGTTACCACTTATCAACCGGTTACCAAAACATTGTACCTGATAGGCGATGCGGCGCCCAATGGCTGGGATAATACGAAAGCCGTTGCTTTAACAGCTATTGCAACGGAGCCGGGAGGATTTACATGGACGGGACAGCTGAACATAGGTGATTTCAAATTCCTGACTACACTTGGTCAGTGGATACCCACTTATAATAAAAGTGCTGCAGCAGCAGATTCACTGTTCTATAGAACCGATTTTGGGCAGGCCGATGATAAATTCCATATTTCTGCTAACGGTATCTATACACTTAAGCTCAACCTGTTGAGTATGAAAATTGCGATCAGTCAGCCTGTACAACCCACGGCCCCACCTTATAGCCGCTTATGGATCGTTGGAGATGCAACACCCAATGGCTGGAACATCAGTGCACCCAATGAAATGCGTGTTGACAGTGGTAATATGTTTGTGTTCAATTACAATGAACTGTTGAATGCGGGAGAATTCAAGATACCTACTGCAACAGGAAACTGGGGTACCGATTATTATATGCCTTTGGCAAACCATCCGGCTTTATCGGCAACAGATGTGCAACTGGTACGAGGTGGTAGTCCGGATAACAAATGGCAGATCACAACAGCTGGGCCTTATAAGATCAAACTGGACCTGCTGAACATGAAGATCAACATCCAACCATTTACGCCGTATAAACAATTGTGGCTGGTAGGTGATGCCACGCCGGTTGGCTGGAATATCAACAGCCCGGCGCCCATGACTGCCGACCCCACAAATCCCTACCTCTTTACCTGGCAGGGCGCTATGACGGCAGGAGAGTTTAAAATACCTACTACAACGGGAAACTGGGGCTGCGATTATTTTATGCCCATGGTGAATCACCAACCGATCAGCAGTACACTTGCCAAATTCATTCCTTCAGGTAACCCGGATAATAAATGGCAGATCACTGTTCCCGGAAACTACAAGATCACATTGGACCAGTTGCATGAAACGATCCTGATACAGAAGCTATAG